GGTACACGGCCAACGAAGCCAGGGACGCCCTGGTGGAGGCGGCCGCCCACGTTTCGCCAGACGCTGACGTGGAGGCCTGGATCAAGGGAGCGCTTCGCTTCCTTGGGTCGCAGTGAGGGGGTGAGTCCGCGTGGATGAACGGATGATGACCTCGGCCAAGCGGCCTGAGGATCGGGAGGCCGAATGGAGCCTGCGGCCGCGAACGCTGCGGGAATACATCGGCCAGGACAAGTTGAAAGAGAATCTGACCGTCTTCATACAGGCGGCTCTGGGACGGCGGGAACCGCTGGATCACGTCCTGCTCTACGGACCGCCCGGTTTAGGAAAAACGACGCTGGCCCAGATCATCGCCCAGGAGTTAGGTGTCCAGTTACGGGTCACCTCCGGGCCGGCGATTGAACGGCCGGGCGATCTGGCCGCCATTTTAACGAATCTGCAGCCGATGGACGTCCTTTTTATCGACGAGATCCATCGTCTCAACCGGGCCGTCGAGGAAGTGCTCTACCCGGCTATGGAGGACTTTTGTCTGGACATCGTCATCGGGAAGGGACCGGCTGCCCGGTCAATCCGCATCGACCTGCCCCGGTTTACCCTGGTGGGCGCCACGACGCGGGCGGGGATGCTCACGTCTCCCCTCCGGGACCGCTTCGGCGTCATCCACCGCCTGGAATACTACCGGCCCGACGAGTTGGAGTTTATCATCCTGCGGGCCGCCACCATCCTCGGCGTCACTGCCGAGCCAGAAGGCGCCCGGGAGATCGCGCTCCGTTCGCGGGGAACGCCCCGCATCGCCAACCGGCTGCTCAAGCGGGTCCGCGATTATGCTCAGGTGCTTTCGGACGGTGTGGTCACGGCGGAGGTGGCGCGGGAAGCCTTGCGGCGTTTGGAGGTCGATCCGCGCGGCCTCGATACGACAGACCAGCGGCTGCTAGAGGCGCTGATCCGCAAATTTGCCGGCGGGCCGGTCGGCGTGGAGACCCTGGCGGCTTCGGTCAGTGAGTCGGTGGATACGGTCGAGGATGTCGTCGAACCCTACCTGATGCAACTCGGATTCTTGAACCGGACGCCCCGCGGCCGGATGGCCACCATCGCTGCCTGTGAGCATCTGGGGTTGCCTGTGCCCGCAGGATTGCTGGCGCTCCAGGATGGGCGCCCGGCCGTTTTGCCGGCGGGAACAGGCGAGACGGCCTCAACGGCTGCCGGCTTATCGGCGGAACAGGCGGCCTTATCCTTTGACGAGTAGGTGACCGTGATGCGGCTACTCTTGCACACCTGCTGCGCCCCTTGCGGCATTGTCCCCTTCGATGTCCTGCGCGAGGAAGGGCATGCAGTGACAGCCTATTACTACAACCCGAATATCCACCCCTACAAGGAGTTTCTCCGGCGCAAAGAGACGTTGGAAGGCTATGCCGCATCGATCCGCTTGCCCTTGATCGTGGAAGAGGAGTATGCGCTGGAGGACTTCCTGGGGCGGGTGGCCGCCGATCCGGCGGGCCGCTGTCCCCACTGTTACGACCTGCGCCTTCGCAAGACGGCGCAAAAGGCGCGGGAACTTGGTATGGAAGGCTTCAGCACCACCCTGCTGATCAGCCCATATCAGGACCATGAGACCCTGCGCCGCGCCGGTGAGGCAGCCGGCCGCGAGGCGGGCGTGCCCTTCGTCTATGCCGACTTCCGGCCCCGTTTCCGAGAAGGCCAGCAGCGGGCGCGAGAACTGGAACTCTACCGGCAGCCCTACTGCGGCTGCATCTATAGCGAGAAGGACCGGTACTACAAGCCCAAAGGAGGGTCAAAGCGGTGATCGACGGAGGTTCCTTCGGCAAATGGCTCATGGTGGCCGGCGCCGGACTGCTGCTGCTGGGCGGATTGTTCTGGCTGCTCAGCCAGTTCGTCTCCCTTGGGAGACTGCCCGGCGACATCTCTTGGCAGAAGGGGAACTTCAGCTTCCACTTCCCCTTGGCCAGCAGCCTCCTGATCAGCCTGTTGTTGACGATCCTGTTGAACCTGTTTTTTCGCAGATAGGATAATTTACCCCTAGAAAAATTGTCCTGGACCCGAACAAATATAATAAAGAAGGTGACACCTTGGCATCCCTGTTTGGCAGCAGCGTCTTCGCATCGAGGAATCAGGAGCCTGAGAACCTTCTTGTTCGAGCCCGGGAGGGGGACGAGTGTTCCCGCAACGCCTTGATCCGGAAGTTTACCCCTTTTGTGCTGAGGGTCACCTCCCAGACGAGCGGACGGTATGTTCGCTTGGGCAGCGATGACGAGGCAAGCATCGCTCTGATTGCGTTTAACGAAGCAATCACAAGCTACCGGGAAGAGAAGGGTGTTTCCTTTTTGTCCTTTGCTGAGACGGTGATCCGTCGTCGCTTGATCGATTATTTTCGCAAGTCGACGCGGAGCCAGAAGGAGATCCCGCTGTCGGCCTTCGATTATGAATCGGAGGATGACACGGGGGAGGAAGGGAACAACCGGATGGAGATCAGGCAGGCGACGGCGGCCTATATGGCTGAGTCGGAAGCGAACGACCGCAGGACCGAGATCCTCTATTACAACAAACTGCTGCTGGAATACGGCATCCGGTTCAGCGATCTGGTCGAACTGGCGCCGAAGCATGAAGATGCCCGCAGGCGGGCGATTCAGGTGGCCCGGCAAGTCGCCGAAACACCGGCGTACCGCGAATACCTGAAACTCAAAGGCTCGCTGCCCCTGAAGGAACTGGAGCGGGATGTCGATGTGAGCCGAAAAACGCTGGAGCGACAGCGGAAATACATCATCGCCGTCGCCATTATTTTCATGGAGAAACTGGAGCATTTAAAGGAATACATAGACAAGGAGTGATTCCCGGCAAGGGACGGAGAACGTCCACCGGGATACACCGTGTCTGATGATTCCAACGACAGGAGGTCGGCCGCCAAGTGGATCAACGCGGCGTGGTGCTGGAGATTGAGGGGGATGAGGCGATTGTCCTCACCCCCAGCGGCGAATTCCGGCGCCAGCGCATTTCCCATCCCAAGCCGGAGATTGGCGATGAAATCCCCCTGTCTTCGGGAAAGAAGAATCATGTTCACACAAAGGGGCGGTGGTCCAGCGCGCCCTGGCACTGGATGACGACAGCTGTCGCCGCTGCAGTGCTTCTAATGGTCAACCTGACTGGTTTCGGCGGGCTTGGCAGTCAGCCCCTTCAGGAACCTGCCACAGACGGTGAGGCAGGCGCCGTCCTCCTTGTGACGGATCAAGCGCCGCCGCAAGGACTGGCCGTCAAGTTCGTCACTGTCGACATCAACCCGTCCATTGAACTGGCATTGAATGAAGAAAACAGGGTTATCGTCTCCCGTCCCCTCAATGATGACGGAAAAAAACTGCTCCAGGCGGAAACGCTGGACGGGCTTGACGCGGAAGAAGCGGTTTCCCGGATCACCAATGAGGCGATCCAGCAGGGGTTCCTGTCTCCTTCTCGCGATAACGCTGTAGTCATCGCCGTCGCCGGAGAGGATCGTCCCGTTGAAGGGAAGGGCAGCCTGGAATCCCGGTTGCGTGATTCGACGCTGCGCCTGCTGCCGCAAGACACGTCATCAACCAAGCGGGTTCAGGTCGTCCGGGCGCCTGCCGACGCCAGGGAAAAAGCGAGGCAAATCGGTTTGTCTGTCGGCAAGTACGCTGTTTTCTTGGAAGCCCTCGATCGCGGGCTGGATGTGCAAGCAGCCGATTTGAAAAAGGCGTCCATCACCAATGTCATTGCTGCTGCCGGCGGGGATCCCCTGGATGTCCTGCAAGGCGCTGCCGTGGAACAGGACCTGGCAGGCAAGGAGGCAAGGCATCAGGAACGTCTCAAGGAAGCCCTTCAGGAAGAGGCCGAGAGTGCAACGACCGGTGTCAGCGTGAATTTACCGCCGGCCCCATCATTGCCAGGCGCTTCTCAATCCGCCCCCATCGCCGCTGGAGCGAAGACGCCCGAAGAGACTGCGCCTTCGAGTGAGCCGGCGATTGAACCCCCGACTGAAACTCCAGTCGACTCCCCGATTGATCCCCCAGCTAACCTCCCGAGTGAACCTCCGTCTGCCCCCCCGGCTGAACTTCCAGTTGATCCTTATAACACCCATTTGCCCGAAGTTACTGCTCCCGAGCCTGGCGCTCCCCTTTCTGGCCCCGAATCAAGTCCTGGGCAAACCGATCAGGCGCACCAGGCCGGAATGTCCGGTCTTCCACCGGAAGAGTCCACTGCGCCTCCCCCTGTTCCCGATGATAAGCCTCCAGAATTTTCGGGGGTTGCAGGTTCTCGGGAAACGCATCAACAAATAAAGAGAAAAGTCATGTAGGTTCCCCATCGTTTCCAAAATGGCCAATTATTCCATTGGAAGGACTGCTGAGCGATTCGGCAGTTCTTTCTTTTTTGATGAAAAAGGCGGGCGGACAGGAAAGTGCCGCCAATTTGTCGAAAGCAAAGGAGGGTGATTCTGCCGAAAGGAGACCAGTGACGAATGAGCGTCAACAAAAGAACAGCATTGGCGATACTTCTGGCCCTTTTTTCCGTTTTCTCCCTGTCAACCGGCCTAGGTCCCGCCGTCGCAGCCGACAGGGAGGACAGGTTCGAACTCCGCGTGCTGATCGATCAGCGCTCTTCCGTCGATATCAGAGTGTTGTCCGGTACATATCAGTGGTATGATGAGGACTTGAAAACCCAGGTGGAAACCGTCTCTCCCTCCGATGGATGGCGCGCTTCCGCTGCCGGCTCGACCGTCCGATTGGAGAAAAACGGCCGTTCGCTGGCCAAGGCCTATGGCGGTCCCTTGTTGCTTCAAGCCATGGGCGCCGGCGAGAATAAGATCGAAGTGAACGGTAAAAAATACCGGGGTAGTTTGCGTCTCTATCACCTCCGCTCCCAGGGCGCCAACAGCATGGCGCTGATCAATGTAATCGATGTGGAATCCTATCTCTGCGGCGTGGTCGGGCAGGAAATCGGAATGAACGCCCCGGAAGAGGCGATGAAGGCCCAGGCTGTTGTCTCTCGCACCTACGCCTTGCAGCAGCGGGAGCGTCGAAGGCAGACCGGCGAGTATTACGACCTGCGCGCCGACCAGGGGAGCCAGGTGTATAAGGGTGTCGATGGAGAACAGGCAAATGTCCTCAAGGCTGTTGATGACACGCGCGGACAGGTGATCACCTTCGATGGAACCATCATTGAAGCCGTTTTTCATTCCAACAGCGGAGGGTATACGGAAGACGCCCGCTTGGTCTGGAACAGCGACGTGCCTTACCTGCGCGGCGTCCCTGCTCCGGAAGACCGGTATGCCGAAGAGTGGGGCGGAACAGCGGCGCTCGCCTACCACTGGCGGAAAAACCTCACGCCGGCCGAGATTGCCCGGAAGACCCAATCCCTGACCGGGAGGGATCCGGGAGAGGTTCAGCGCTTGCGCATCGTTGAGACAAGCCGCTCCGGCCGTGTAACCCGCCTGGAGGTCGTGGGAACGCGAGGAACCATCTCAATCGACCGGACGAAAGTTCGCCAACTGTTGGATACGCCGTCCACCAAGTTTACCCTCGCCGATGACAGTGGCAACTATGTAGCCCTGGGCTACGGCGCCGAAGGCATGAAAAAGAACGCCCTCCCCGCAGGCGGGACCTACGCGATCAACTCGTCGGGAGTGGCGGCGGTGAGTGGTGACTTTTATGTCATCACCCCTGATGGAATCGGTCCGGCGCCCAAAGCGCAGTCGACGACGGCTGCGGGGACCATTGTCATCGACGGTTACGGTTACGGTCATGGCGTGGGCATGAGCCAGTGGGGCGCCATGGGGCTGGCCCGCAACGGCAAAAGATACACGGAAATCATCGAGCATTATTACAACGCTGATCGCCGCGACGGAAGGCTGCTGATCACAAGCAACTGGGGGAAATGATGGAAGTCGCGCTTTATGATTACGAACTGCCCAAGGAAGCGATCGCCCAAACGCCGGTGGAGCCGAGGGACGCTTCTCGCTTGATGGTCCTCCAACGGCGGACCGGCGCCGTTGACCACCGGATCTTTCGAGATCTCGTCCATATCCTGCACCCCGGAGACCTGTTGGTGGTCAACCGCACCCGGGTGATTCCTGCCCGCCTGTATGGGAAAAAACGCGACAGCGACGTGACCGTCGAGATCGTCTTGCTGACGCCCAGAGGCGATGATCGCTGGGAGGTGCTTGTACGGCCGGGGCGGCGGCTGAAACCGGGGGTTTTTGTCGACTTTGGAGAAGGCCGCTTGGCCGCTGAGATTCTGGAGACGACTGATTTTGGCGGACGGGTCGTCCGCTTTCATTACAAGGGGGACTTCGATACCCTCATCGATGAGATCGGCCAGATGCCGTTGCCGCCGTACATCGAAACCGCCTTGCCCCAGCAAGAGGCGGAACGCTATCAGACAGTGTACAGCCAGGAACGGGGCTCCGCAGCGGCCCCCACAGCAGGGCTCCACTTCACCCCGCAACTGCTGGAGGATCTGAAAATGCGGGGGATAGAAACCACCTCGGTGCTGCTTCACGTGGGGCTCGGCACCTTCCGGCCGGTGCAAGTCGACCGGATTGAGGAGCACAAGATGCACTCCGAGTTCTTTCAGGTCGACCCTGAGGCCGCCGAGGCTATCGCAAAGGCCAAGCAGGAAGGGCGCCGCGTCATCGCCGTCGGCACCACCGTCGCCCGCACCCTCGAAACCGCCGCCGGCCTTAACAACGGAACCGTCGCCGCTGGAGCCGGCTGGACAGACATCTTCATCTATCCCGGCTACAAGTTCCAGTGCATCGACGGCCTGATCACCAACTTCCACCTCCCCCGTTCCACCCTGCTCATGCTCGTCTCCGCCTTCGCCGGCCGCGAGCACATCCTGGCCGCCTACCAGGAGGCATTGGAGAAGGGATACCGTTTCTTCAGTTTTGGAGACGCGATGCTGATCATTTAAAATAACGAGGAGGATGCACTTGACCGCCGCAGTCCGCTACGAACTGATCAAAGAATGCACCCGCACAAGCGCCCGGGCGGGGATCCTACATACCCCCCACGGTTCCTTCGAAACGCCCATTTTCATGCCCGTCGGCACCCAGGCGACCGTCAAGACCATGACGCCGGAAGAGGTGCGCGAACTGGGCGCCGGCATCATCCTGTCGAACACCTACCACCTCTACCTGCGTCCCGGCTCCGACCTGGTCCGCGAAGCCGGCGGCCTGCACAAATTCATGAACTGGCCTCACGGCATCCTGACCGACTCCGGGGGATTCCAGGTCTTCAGTCTCGGCCCGCTGCGCAAGATCACCGAGGAAGGGGTCCGTTTCAAGAGTCACATCGACGGTTCGGAACACTTCTTCACCCCCGAAAAATCGATCCAGATCCAGATGGACCTGGGCGCCGACATCATCATGGCCTTTGATGAGTGCCCGCCCTATCCAGCGGAACGGGAGTACGCCCAAAAATCGCTGGAGATGACGACCCGGTGGGCGAAACGCTGCCGCGCCGCCCATACCCGGGAGGATCAGGCGCTCTTCGCCATCACCCAAGGCGGCATGTACGCCGACCTGCGCAAGGAAAGCGCCGCCCGCCTGGTCGAACTCGACTTCCCCGGCTACGGCATCGGCGGTTTGAGTGTCGGCGAGCCGAAGCCCCTCATGTACGAGATGCTCGACGCCACGGTCCCTGAACTGCCGAAGAACAAGGCCCGTTACCTGATGGGGGTTGGCAGCCCGGACTGCCTCTGGGAAGGTGTCGAGCGAGGCGTCGATATGTTCGACTGTGTGTTGCCCACCCGGGTGGCCCGCAACGGGCTTGCTTTCACGTCCCATGGCAAGGTGGTCATTCGCAACGCTGAACATGCCCGCGATTTTGAGCGCCTTGACCCCGAGTGCAGTTGCTACACATGCCGCCATTACAGCCGCGCCTACCTGCGCCATCTCTACAAGGCGGAGGAGATCCTCGTCTACCGCCTGTTGACCATTCACAACCTGCACATGCTCCTCAACCTGATGCGCAACATCCGGCAGTCCATCCTGGAGAACCGTTTTCAGGAAGCCAAAAAAGCCTTCTTTGACAAATACGGGGAGGAAAAGGGGCAGTAAGTCACGAACAAAAAGGCGTCAAAACCCCTGGAAGCATGGTTATCTAAGAACATCCTAGGAAGGAGGGTTTGCCGCCATGATGGATTCGTCGCTCCTGCTGGTCTACCTGGCAGCCATGTTCGGCCTCTTCTACTACCTCTTCATCCGTCCCCAGAAGAAGGCGCAAAAAGAACACAAGGAAATGATCGACAAGCTGAGGGTGCATGAAAGAGTCTTGACCGCAGCCGGCATCTACGGCGTCATCACGGAAGTGGGCGAAGATACGGTCACCGTGAAGATCGCCGAAGGTGTTCAGGTCGATTTTGCCAAGACAGCCATCCTGCGTGTCGTGGATAATAATTGAAATAATTCCTCGCCTTTGACAAATTACTGCAAAAAGTTTACATTATTAACAGGAATTCTGGAATCTAGGTCGAATATGGATCGACAGAAAAGGAATCCGTTATTATGTGACTGTTTTGCAGTGTTGATCTGTCGAAGGGAGGAGGAAACATGGACACTTCGGTGCTTTTGCGCCGAATTCAGCGTAAGCGCAAGGAATTGGATCGATTGGCCCGAAAATTCGATAGCCGCAACCTGACGAGTGGTGATGTGTATCGAAAGTCCTGCGAACTCGACCGGCTGATTGTCGAATACATGCGCACCAACCGTCAGTTGGAACTCGATTTTCCGGATTTTCTTCCTGGCCGCTGAGCAAACTACTCAGCGGCTTATTTTACGTCCTTCCCCCAAGGGGAAGGCGAATGTCAAGAGGGAGATATCCATGACAGTCGACATCCAGGCGATTCGAGAAAATCCTGAAGTCAGGGCTTACATCGAAAAAGGCGATGAGCGCCTCAGCGTGCTCGGATTCACCGAACATGGTTTGCGACACTCCGCTCATGTGAGCGCCCAGGCGGAAGAGATCCTTTCCCACCTGAACTACCCGCAACGGTTTGCCGAACTGGCGGCCATCGCCGGCTACATGCACGACATCGGCAACGCCGTCAGCCGGGACAGCCACGCCCAGATCGGCGCCTTGCTGGCCCGCAGCATCCTGCGGGACATGAAGATGGACTTTCGGGAAATCGCTGAAGTGATGGCTGCCATCGGCAACCATGACGAGACGGTGGGACAGGTGATGAACGTCGCAGGCGCCGCCCTCATCCTGGCCGACAAGAGCGACGTCCACTACCGCCGGGTCCGGAATAAGGAACGTGTCGCTTTTGATATCCATGATCGCGTCAACTACGCCGTCCGGGATTCAAAACTCGTCCTGGAGGGGGCAGATATCTCCTTGACCCTGAGAACAGACCCTGACATCAGCCCTGTCCTCGACTACTTCGAGATTTTCTTGCCGCGGATGGTCATGTGCCGGCGGGCAGCGGCTTTCTTGAACTGCCGCTTTCACTTAATCATCAATGATGCAAAGATGCTCTAGTTAATTTTTGTAACCCTAGCGCTTCCGTTTGACATTCTTTGAGATTTGGGAGTATAATTCGAATTGTTTCGTATTCCCTGGCAATCATCCGTAGAAAAAAAGCAAACCTTTGCAAGGAGGCAGCGGGCAAAAAATGAATGCACGCAAACTGCTCCAACTGGTGGCCCTGATTTTGGTTGTGGCCATCGCTGCCGCGCTCAGTTACAACCCGATTGTGAAGAACACGAAGCTCGGGTTGGACCTGCAAGGCGGTCTACATGTGGTCCTTCAGGCGGTAGAGACGCCGGACCACAAGGTAACCCAGGAAGAGATGCAGCAGGTTCATGCGATCATGGAGCAACGGATCAATGGCTTGGGTGTCGCCGAACCGTTGATCCAGTTGGAAGGCGCCAATCGCCTGATCATTGAACTCGCAGGGATCCAGGATCCCGATAAAGCCGTCGACCTGATCGGCAAAACGGCCGTGTTGACCTTTCGGACAGCCGACGGTCAAACAGTCATTGAGGGCAAGGACCTCAAAGAAGCGAAAGAGGCCTTGGAACCGGGAAGCAAAATGGCCACTGTTCAGCTGACCCTCAACAGCGAAGGCGCCAAGAAGTTCGCTGATGTCACCCGCGTAAACGTGGGCAAACCGATCGGAATCTATCTCGACGAAGACCTCCTGCAAAACCCAACTGTTACTGAAGCGATTACAGGCGGACAAGCCCGCATCACCGGCTACGGGTCGTTGGAAGACGCGCGACGCATCGCCCTGCTCCTAAATTCGGGCGCCCTGCCCGTCAAGATGGAGATGGTCGAAAAGCGCACCGTCGGTCCCACCCTGGGCGCTGAAAGCTTGGAGAAGAGCAAGGCAGCAGCCATGATCGGCGTCGGTCTCATCTTCGCCTTTATGTTCCTGTACTATCGCGTTCCCGGCTTTGTGGCCATCGTGTCCCTGATCCTCTACTCGGTGATCGTCATCGGCATCCTAACTATGCTGAACGCCACATGGACGTTGCCAGGCATCGCCGGTTTTCTCCTGTCCCTTGGCGTAGCCGTTGATGCTAACGTGATTATTTACGAGCGGCTGAAAGAGGAGCTTCGGGACGGCAAAACCTTGCGCACGGCCATTGAAGACGGCTTCCAGCGCGCCTTCACCACCATTCTTGATTCCAACGTGACTACCCTGATCTCCATCGCCATCCTCTACTATCTTGGCACCGGTCCCCTTCGCGGCTTTGCCGTCACCCTGGGCATCGGTATCCTCACCAGCATGTTCACGGCGCTTAGCTTCACCCGGGTGCTGTTGCGTTCTGCTGGCGGAAGCGGCCTCTTCAACAACAAAAAACTCTACGGAGCCTGATAGGAGGGAGACCCGGACATGGAAATCATCGGTCGCCGCAAAATCTGGTACGCCCTATCCCTGCTGATCCTGATCCCTGGGTTGATCTCCCTGATGCTCCAAGGGTTGAACCTCGGGATCGATTTCAAAGGCGGTTCCATGCTGCAAATGCAATTTGAAAAAGCAGTCACCGTCGAACAGGTCCGCGCCGTTCTGGACAAGGCGGAAATCGCTTCCGCTTCCATCCAGTTGGCAGAAGGGAACAATGTCATCGTCCGGACGCATACGATGGAACAAGGTAAACGGAACGAACTGGTCAGTTCGATGAAAGCCCAACTGGGTAATTTGACGGTTGAACGGGACGAAAACGTGGGTCCCATCATCGGCAAGGAACTGACCCGCAACGCCCTGCTGGCTTTGTTGCTCGCTATCATCGGCATGGTCGCCTATATCTCTGTCCGCTTTGAATTTAAATTCGCTATCGCCGCCATCATCGCACTGCTCCATGACATCATGGTGGTGACAGGCCTCTTCTCCATCTTCCAAATCGAAGTGGATAGTTCCTTTGTGGCTGCCATCCTCACCGTCTTCGGTTACTCCATCAATGACACCATCGTCATCTTTGACCGCATCCGGGAGAACCTGCGCAAGAAGAAAA
This genomic window from Heliomicrobium undosum contains:
- the secF gene encoding protein translocase subunit SecF, which encodes MEIIGRRKIWYALSLLILIPGLISLMLQGLNLGIDFKGGSMLQMQFEKAVTVEQVRAVLDKAEIASASIQLAEGNNVIVRTHTMEQGKRNELVSSMKAQLGNLTVERDENVGPIIGKELTRNALLALLLAIIGMVAYISVRFEFKFAIAAIIALLHDIMVVTGLFSIFQIEVDSSFVAAILTVFGYSINDTIVIFDRIRENLRKKKKDENLDALVNRSVKETLTRSINTVLTVVFVLVALLFWGGDTTKVFTLAMLLGVIAGAYSSIFNASPIWYDLKHWERAQRRAKAKAA